The Allofrancisella frigidaquae genome has a segment encoding these proteins:
- the groL gene encoding chaperonin GroEL (60 kDa chaperone family; promotes refolding of misfolded polypeptides especially under stressful conditions; forms two stacked rings of heptamers to form a barrel-shaped 14mer; ends can be capped by GroES; misfolded proteins enter the barrel where they are refolded when GroES binds), whose translation MAAKKVLFSDEARAKMLDGVNTLANAVKVTLGPKGRNVVLDKAYGAPAITKDGVSVAKEIELEDKFENMGAQIVKEVASKTADVAGDGTTTATVLAQALLTEGLKAVAAGMNPMDLKRGIDKAAGKLVEELKVLSKPCSDAKSIEQVGTISANSDSTVGKIIADAMAKVGKEGVITVEEGKGFEDELDVVEGMQFDRGYLSPYFATNQENMTTDLESPFILLVDKKISNIRELLPVLEGVSKSGKALLIIAEDVESEALATLVVNNMRGVVKVCAVKAPGFGDRRKAMLEDIAILTGATVISEDLGMKLEETNMEHLGTAGRVQVTKDDTTIIDGAGDKDAIANRVKQIKANIEEVTSDYDREKLQERLAKLSGGVAVIKVGAITEAEMKEKKDRVDDALHATRAAVEEGIVPGGGVALIRAQKALEGLKGDNEDQNHGILLLKRAIEAPLRQIVANAGGEPSVVVNEVKAKQGNHGYNAANDTYGDMVEMGILDPTKVTRSALQHAASIAGLMITTEAMVGEIKEDTPAMPMGGGMGGMPGMM comes from the coding sequence AGTTTTATTTTCGGATGAAGCACGTGCAAAGATGTTAGACGGGGTAAACACACTAGCTAATGCAGTTAAAGTAACTCTAGGACCAAAGGGTCGTAACGTTGTATTAGATAAGGCATATGGTGCTCCTGCTATAACTAAAGATGGTGTATCAGTAGCTAAAGAAATTGAGCTAGAAGATAAATTTGAGAACATGGGTGCTCAAATCGTAAAAGAAGTAGCATCAAAAACAGCTGATGTTGCAGGTGATGGTACTACTACAGCTACTGTTCTTGCTCAAGCCTTACTTACAGAAGGTTTAAAAGCTGTTGCTGCAGGTATGAACCCTATGGATTTAAAAAGAGGTATTGATAAAGCCGCTGGTAAACTAGTAGAAGAATTAAAAGTACTTTCAAAGCCTTGTTCAGATGCTAAATCCATAGAGCAAGTAGGTACTATCTCTGCTAACTCTGACTCTACAGTAGGTAAGATTATCGCTGATGCGATGGCAAAAGTTGGTAAAGAAGGTGTGATAACTGTAGAAGAAGGCAAAGGTTTTGAGGATGAACTAGACGTAGTAGAAGGTATGCAGTTTGATAGAGGTTACTTATCTCCATACTTTGCTACAAACCAAGAGAACATGACTACAGATTTAGAAAGCCCGTTCATCTTGCTTGTAGATAAGAAAATTTCTAATATCCGTGAGTTACTTCCAGTATTAGAAGGTGTATCTAAGTCTGGTAAGGCATTATTAATTATCGCAGAAGATGTAGAAAGTGAAGCTTTAGCAACTCTAGTAGTAAACAATATGAGAGGAGTTGTTAAAGTATGTGCTGTAAAAGCTCCTGGTTTTGGTGATCGTCGTAAAGCTATGCTAGAAGATATTGCAATCTTAACAGGTGCTACAGTAATTTCTGAAGATCTTGGTATGAAACTTGAAGAAACTAATATGGAGCATCTAGGTACAGCAGGTAGAGTACAAGTAACCAAAGACGATACCACTATAATTGACGGTGCTGGTGATAAAGATGCAATAGCTAATAGAGTTAAGCAGATTAAGGCGAATATCGAAGAAGTAACTTCTGATTATGACCGCGAAAAATTACAAGAAAGATTAGCTAAGCTTTCTGGTGGTGTAGCAGTAATTAAAGTTGGTGCTATTACAGAAGCTGAAATGAAAGAGAAAAAAGACCGTGTAGATGATGCTTTACACGCTACTCGTGCTGCTGTAGAAGAAGGCATCGTACCTGGTGGAGGGGTTGCTTTAATTAGAGCTCAGAAAGCTTTAGAAGGTCTAAAAGGTGACAATGAAGACCAAAATCATGGTATCTTGTTGCTAAAAAGAGCAATAGAAGCTCCTCTTAGACAGATCGTAGCGAATGCTGGTGGAGAACCTTCTGTAGTTGTAAATGAAGTAAAAGCTAAGCAAGGTAATCATGGCTACAATGCTGCAAATGACACTTATGGCGATATGGTTGAGATGGGTATCTTAGATCCTACTAAAGTTACTCGTTCTGCTTTACAGCATGCAGCCTCAATTGCAGGTTTGATGATCACTACAGAAGCTATGGTTGGTGAAATCAAAGAAGATACTCCAGCTATGCCTATGGGTGGCGGCATGGGCGGCATGCCAGGTATGATGTAA